Proteins from a single region of Sinorhizobium alkalisoli:
- a CDS encoding YkvA family protein — translation MDDIKIGEILLPGEESEQERRERRVRSGFWPTFRRAVRQIPFSRDVVAAYFCAVDPKTPTRTRGILLAALAYFVLPLDFIPDMLAGFGFSDDIAVLTAAIAAVSGQIKERHYQKADEAMRDRPNE, via the coding sequence ATGGATGATATAAAAATCGGAGAAATTCTCCTGCCCGGCGAGGAATCCGAGCAGGAGCGCCGGGAGCGCCGTGTGCGCAGCGGCTTCTGGCCCACCTTTCGTCGCGCCGTCCGCCAGATTCCGTTCAGCCGCGATGTCGTCGCCGCCTATTTCTGTGCGGTGGATCCAAAGACGCCGACGCGGACCAGGGGCATACTGCTCGCGGCGCTCGCCTATTTCGTCCTGCCGCTCGACTTCATTCCCGACATGCTGGCCGGCTTCGGCTTTTCCGACGACATCGCCGTTCTGACCGCCGCCATTGCGGCCGTCAGCGGTCAGATCAAGGAGCGGCACTACCAGAAGGCCGACGAGGCGATGCGCGACCGGCCGAACGAGTGA
- a CDS encoding thiamine diphosphokinase: MSQSPFTILLGGALTLTERLTAQLAGSRFIAADGGMRHARTLQVLPDLWVGDFDSTEESLFSEFAEVPREKYPAEKNATDGEIAVEAALSRGATSLIFAGALGGTRSDHAFLHLLRLAALAEEGLAVFMTSGEEEAWPLRPGSREIDLPKGSLFSILGFTELSGLTIENARYPLDDFHLPFGSSRTISNVAEGPVRLSLKSGRAVVLARPYDLSGA, translated from the coding sequence ATGAGCCAATCACCCTTCACAATTCTTCTCGGCGGCGCGCTTACCCTGACGGAGCGGCTAACGGCGCAATTGGCCGGCAGCCGGTTTATCGCCGCCGACGGCGGCATGCGCCATGCGAGGACGCTGCAAGTCTTGCCGGACCTCTGGGTGGGCGACTTCGATTCGACCGAAGAGTCGCTCTTTTCGGAATTCGCCGAGGTGCCGCGGGAAAAATACCCGGCGGAGAAGAACGCCACCGATGGCGAGATCGCCGTCGAGGCGGCGCTTTCGCGCGGCGCGACGTCGCTGATCTTTGCCGGTGCGCTCGGCGGCACCCGTAGCGACCATGCCTTTCTGCACTTGTTGCGGCTCGCCGCGCTCGCGGAAGAGGGGCTTGCGGTCTTCATGACCTCCGGCGAGGAAGAGGCCTGGCCGCTGCGGCCGGGGTCGCGGGAGATCGACCTGCCCAAGGGCAGCCTGTTCTCGATCCTCGGTTTCACCGAGCTTTCCGGCCTCACCATCGAAAACGCGCGTTATCCGCTCGACGATTTCCATCTGCCCTTCGGATCGTCGCGGACGATTTCCAACGTGGCGGAAGGCCCCGTTCGCCTTTCCCTGAAATCCGGCCGGGCCGTCGTGCTTGCCCGGCCCTATGATCTTTCCGGAGCCTGA
- a CDS encoding MarR family winged helix-turn-helix transcriptional regulator has product MPTKFDSDAIGMLLTDVSRLLRGAFDRKVNQMALGITPGEARALIQVAATEGIKQAEIATRMGIEPMTLSTYLDRLETMGLVVRVPDPADRRAKNVVVTDSADPLLSALTEGLRDMMNAYTEGLGEEGRELLRANLKILRDNLRRLDPCLARKDKGAAE; this is encoded by the coding sequence ATGCCGACAAAATTCGATTCCGATGCGATCGGAATGCTGCTCACCGATGTCTCCCGCCTGTTGCGCGGCGCCTTCGACCGCAAGGTCAATCAGATGGCGCTCGGCATCACCCCGGGCGAGGCGCGGGCCCTGATCCAGGTGGCGGCGACCGAAGGGATCAAGCAGGCGGAAATCGCCACCCGCATGGGAATCGAGCCGATGACGCTCTCGACCTATCTCGATCGCCTCGAGACGATGGGGCTCGTCGTGCGTGTGCCGGACCCGGCCGACCGACGCGCGAAGAATGTCGTCGTCACTGACAGCGCCGATCCGCTGCTTTCCGCGTTGACCGAAGGCCTGCGCGATATGATGAACGCCTATACCGAAGGCCTCGGAGAGGAGGGACGGGAGCTGCTGCGCGCCAATCTGAAGATCCTGCGCGACAATCTCCGCCGGCTCGATCCCTGCCTTGCCCGCAAGGACAAGGGAGCGGCCGAATGA
- a CDS encoding ABC-F family ATP-binding cassette domain-containing protein — translation MAPPILKLDDIFLTFGGAPLLAGAGLQVEPGDRICLVGRNGSGKSTLLKIAAGLAEPQSGEVFRHPSATIRYLHQAPDFEGYDNVQAYAESGLGPGDDPYRVSYLLQHLGLTGEEDPKRLSGGEARRAALARVMAPEPDILLLDEPTNHLDLPTIEWLEDELVRSRSALVLISHDRRFLERVSTATVWLDRGQSRRLDRGFAHFEAWRDEVLEAEELEQHKLGKAIEREEHWLRYGVTARRKRNMRRLGELKDMRARYRGHKGPQGTIQAGVSDARESGKLVIEAEKITKAYGDRTIVAPFSIRVHRGDRIGLVGPNGAGKTTLLKLLTGQLEPDSGSVRLGTNLEIATLDQKREELNLDDTLAHYLTDGRGETLLVNGEQRHVTGYMKEFLFQPEQARTPIRELSGGERARLMLARILARAVNLLILDEPTNDLDIETLDLLQEIVAGFVGTVILVSHDRDFLDRTVTSTIAPADPEAPDARWIEYAGGYTDMMAQRRGAIEERRKAERSEKARASDAAAETAEPQKAKGKLSYKQKFALETLPKEIAKAEAEIARREEKMHDPNLFSRDPDGFARLAAELEKLKEGLARMEEEWLELEMLREELEG, via the coding sequence TTGGCGCCCCCCATCCTGAAACTCGACGACATTTTCCTCACCTTCGGCGGCGCGCCGCTTCTCGCCGGCGCCGGCCTGCAGGTGGAGCCCGGCGACCGCATCTGCCTCGTCGGCCGCAATGGTTCCGGCAAGTCGACGCTGCTGAAGATCGCCGCCGGCCTTGCCGAACCGCAATCCGGCGAGGTCTTCCGCCATCCCTCGGCGACGATCCGCTACCTGCACCAGGCGCCGGACTTCGAGGGCTACGACAACGTGCAGGCCTATGCGGAGTCCGGGCTCGGCCCGGGCGACGACCCCTATCGCGTCAGCTATCTGTTGCAGCATCTCGGTTTGACGGGGGAAGAAGATCCCAAGCGGCTTTCCGGCGGCGAGGCGCGCCGCGCCGCGCTGGCGCGCGTCATGGCGCCGGAGCCCGATATCCTGCTTCTCGACGAGCCGACCAACCATCTCGACCTGCCGACGATCGAATGGCTGGAAGACGAGCTCGTGCGCAGCCGTTCGGCGCTGGTGCTGATCTCCCACGACCGGCGTTTCCTCGAAAGGGTCTCGACCGCGACCGTCTGGCTCGACCGCGGCCAGTCGCGCCGGCTCGATCGCGGCTTTGCCCATTTCGAGGCCTGGCGCGACGAGGTGCTCGAGGCGGAGGAACTGGAGCAGCACAAGCTCGGCAAGGCGATCGAACGGGAAGAGCACTGGCTGCGCTATGGCGTCACCGCGCGGCGCAAGCGCAACATGCGCCGGCTGGGCGAACTCAAGGACATGCGTGCCCGCTATCGCGGCCACAAAGGGCCGCAGGGCACGATCCAGGCGGGCGTTTCCGATGCCAGGGAGTCGGGCAAGCTCGTCATCGAGGCGGAAAAGATCACCAAGGCCTATGGCGATCGCACCATCGTCGCGCCCTTCTCGATCCGCGTCCATCGCGGCGACCGGATCGGCCTCGTCGGACCGAACGGCGCCGGCAAGACGACGCTGCTCAAGCTTCTGACCGGCCAGCTCGAGCCGGATTCCGGCAGTGTCAGGCTCGGCACCAATCTCGAGATCGCCACGCTTGACCAGAAACGCGAGGAGCTCAACCTCGACGATACGCTGGCGCATTATCTGACCGACGGGCGCGGCGAGACGCTGCTGGTCAATGGGGAGCAGCGCCACGTCACGGGCTACATGAAGGAGTTCCTGTTCCAGCCGGAGCAGGCGCGCACGCCGATCCGCGAGCTTTCCGGCGGCGAGCGGGCGCGGCTGATGCTCGCCCGCATTCTCGCGCGCGCCGTAAACCTGCTGATCCTCGACGAGCCGACGAACGACCTCGACATCGAGACGCTCGACCTCCTGCAGGAGATCGTCGCCGGCTTCGTCGGCACGGTGATCCTCGTCAGCCACGATCGCGACTTCCTCGACCGGACGGTGACCTCCACCATCGCACCGGCCGATCCGGAGGCGCCCGACGCTCGCTGGATCGAATATGCCGGCGGCTATACCGACATGATGGCGCAGCGCCGGGGCGCGATCGAGGAGCGGCGCAAGGCGGAAAGGTCGGAGAAGGCCAGGGCGAGCGACGCTGCTGCCGAAACCGCCGAGCCGCAGAAGGCGAAGGGCAAGCTTTCCTACAAGCAGAAATTCGCGCTCGAGACCCTGCCGAAGGAGATCGCCAAGGCCGAAGCGGAGATCGCCAGGCGGGAAGAGAAGATGCACGACCCCAACCTCTTCTCCCGCGATCCGGACGGTTTTGCCAGGCTTGCCGCCGAGCTCGAAAAGCTGAAAGAGGGGCTCGCGCGAATGGAGGAGGAGTGGCTGGAGCTCGAAATGCTGCGCGAGGAGCTCGAGGGCTGA
- a CDS encoding M48 family metalloprotease produces the protein MARQTVTNDWFPAWRGGKTARSLVVLSSAALLSACQSLIEQTYEPTVSPSSNPQIVEEVQKNDPRAQLGAREHPRIVASYGGEYRDAKTERLVARITGALTAVSENPQQSYRITILNSPAINAFALPGGYLYVTRGLLALADDASEVAAVLSHEMAHVTANHGIQRQQREEAEVIASRVVTEVLSSNLAGKQALARGKLRLAAFSRNQELQADVIGVRMLGEAGYDPYAAARFLDSMAAYARFTAVDPVSDQSLDFLSSHPNAPQRVELARRHARAFGPEGTSGDRGRDYYLAGIDGLLYGDSPQEGYVRGQTFLHGKLGIRFDVPTGFQIDNKAEAVLATGPGDVAIRFDGVADTARRSLTDYLASGWVTGLQPDTIKSVMLNGLEAATAYASADRWDFDVTVIRIDDRIYRFLTAVPKGSAALEATASHLRNSFRRMAPGEIKSLKPLRIRVVTVKPGETIATLASRMMGTDRKLDLFRLINAMQVTSTVKPGDKVKIISE, from the coding sequence ATGGCAAGGCAGACAGTCACAAACGACTGGTTTCCGGCGTGGCGCGGAGGCAAGACGGCGCGATCCCTGGTTGTGTTATCCAGTGCCGCGCTGCTCTCCGCCTGCCAATCGCTGATCGAGCAGACCTACGAGCCGACCGTCTCGCCCTCCTCCAATCCGCAGATCGTCGAGGAAGTGCAGAAGAACGATCCGCGTGCCCAGCTCGGCGCGCGCGAACATCCGCGCATTGTGGCGAGCTACGGCGGCGAATATCGCGACGCCAAGACGGAGCGGCTGGTCGCCCGCATCACCGGCGCGCTGACGGCGGTCTCCGAAAACCCGCAACAGTCCTACCGCATCACCATCCTCAATTCTCCGGCGATCAACGCCTTTGCGCTTCCCGGCGGTTACCTCTACGTGACACGCGGCCTACTGGCGCTTGCCGACGACGCCTCCGAGGTCGCAGCCGTGCTGTCTCACGAAATGGCGCATGTCACGGCCAATCACGGCATCCAGCGCCAGCAGCGCGAGGAAGCCGAGGTGATTGCCAGCCGCGTGGTGACCGAAGTGCTCTCCTCCAATCTCGCCGGCAAACAGGCGCTTGCCCGCGGCAAGCTCAGGCTTGCCGCCTTCTCGCGCAACCAGGAACTGCAGGCGGACGTGATCGGCGTGCGCATGCTGGGCGAAGCCGGCTATGATCCTTATGCGGCGGCACGCTTCCTCGATTCCATGGCCGCCTATGCCCGCTTTACCGCCGTCGATCCCGTATCGGACCAGAGCCTCGACTTCCTCTCGAGCCACCCCAATGCGCCGCAACGCGTCGAACTGGCACGCCGTCATGCGCGCGCCTTCGGCCCGGAAGGGACGAGCGGCGACCGCGGACGCGACTATTATCTCGCCGGCATCGACGGACTGCTCTATGGCGACAGCCCGCAGGAGGGCTACGTGCGCGGGCAGACCTTCCTCCACGGAAAGCTCGGCATCCGTTTCGACGTTCCGACAGGCTTCCAGATCGACAACAAGGCCGAGGCCGTACTCGCGACCGGGCCGGGCGACGTCGCAATTCGCTTTGACGGTGTCGCCGACACGGCACGACGCAGCCTGACGGATTACCTGGCCAGCGGCTGGGTCACCGGTCTGCAGCCCGATACGATCAAATCCGTCATGCTCAACGGTCTGGAGGCGGCGACCGCTTATGCCTCCGCCGACCGCTGGGACTTCGACGTCACGGTGATCCGGATCGACGATCGTATCTACCGGTTCCTGACGGCCGTACCGAAGGGCTCGGCCGCACTCGAAGCCACCGCGAGCCATTTGCGCAATTCCTTCCGTCGGATGGCTCCGGGAGAGATCAAGTCGCTGAAGCCGCTGCGTATCCGTGTGGTGACCGTGAAGCCGGGCGAGACCATCGCCACATTGGCCTCGCGCATGATGGGCACCGACCGCAAGCTCGACCTTTTCCGGCTGATCAATGCGATGCAGGTCACCTCCACCGTCAAGCCGGGCGACAAGGTGAAGATCATCTCCGAGTGA
- a CDS encoding ATP-binding cassette domain-containing protein encodes MTSAAVILRDVKVRFETTVLAFDCTVPAGEIVAVAGPSGSGKSTLLNVIAGFEEPDEGEVRIFGDDMAGRLPANRPVSVIFQENNLFTHLDVAANVGFGISPSLRLCRGDRERIEEALDRVGLAGFGERLPPTLSGGERQRVSLARALVRHRPLLLLDEPFAALDPGMRAEMRNLLADLHHEEGNTILMITHHPDDVRLFSDSVLFLDQGHIVAHDPSDRFLGRRDLTAINRFLGQESGR; translated from the coding sequence ATGACTTCCGCAGCCGTTATCCTCAGGGACGTAAAGGTGCGCTTCGAAACGACGGTTCTGGCGTTCGACTGCACCGTTCCGGCGGGAGAGATCGTCGCCGTCGCCGGTCCCTCCGGCTCGGGAAAGTCGACGCTCCTCAACGTCATCGCCGGCTTTGAGGAGCCGGACGAAGGCGAGGTCCGCATCTTCGGCGACGACATGGCCGGCCGCCTGCCGGCCAACCGGCCCGTCTCGGTCATCTTTCAGGAAAACAACCTCTTCACGCATCTCGACGTCGCCGCCAATGTCGGTTTCGGCATCAGTCCCTCGCTTCGCCTGTGCCGCGGCGATCGCGAGAGGATCGAAGAGGCGCTCGACCGAGTCGGCCTTGCCGGCTTCGGCGAGCGATTGCCGCCGACGCTTTCCGGCGGCGAACGCCAGAGGGTGTCGCTTGCCCGCGCGCTGGTGCGCCACCGGCCGCTGCTTCTGCTAGACGAGCCCTTCGCTGCGCTCGACCCCGGCATGCGCGCGGAAATGCGCAACCTGCTTGCCGATCTCCATCACGAGGAGGGCAATACCATCCTGATGATCACGCATCATCCCGATGACGTGAGGCTCTTCTCCGACAGCGTGCTTTTCCTCGATCAGGGACATATAGTCGCCCACGATCCGAGCGACCGCTTTCTGGGGCGGCGGGACCTCACGGCGATCAACCGCTTTCTCGGCCAAGAATCAGGACGATGA
- the thiB gene encoding thiamine ABC transporter substrate binding subunit, with translation MPSSFHSKIVNRLAIAAFALAASSASALAAEKTLTIYTYESFISEWGPGAKVAEAFEKSCGCKVDYVGVADGVELLTRLKLEGEATKADIVLGLDTNLVAEAKATGFFAPHALDTKGLEVPGDFSDGVFIPYDYGHFAVVYDTEVLKEPPKSLKELVEGDPSQKIVIEDPRTSTPGLGLLLWMKSVYGDEAGEAWAKLKDRVLTVTPGWSEAYGLFTKGEAPMVLSYTTSPAYHMVAENTDRYQAAPFAEGHYIQIEVAGMTKNADDPELARQFLAFMIGPEFQSIIPTTNWMLPVGETREPLPEAFGKLVQPEKTFLMSPQDVADNRKAWIDEWLAAMSRN, from the coding sequence ATGCCCAGTTCATTCCACAGCAAGATAGTCAACCGGCTTGCGATCGCCGCCTTTGCCCTCGCCGCCTCTTCGGCAAGCGCCCTTGCCGCGGAAAAAACGCTGACGATCTACACCTATGAGAGCTTCATCAGCGAATGGGGCCCGGGCGCCAAGGTCGCCGAGGCTTTCGAGAAGAGTTGCGGCTGCAAGGTCGACTATGTCGGCGTCGCCGACGGGGTCGAGTTGCTGACGCGGCTGAAGCTCGAGGGTGAAGCCACGAAGGCCGACATCGTCCTCGGACTCGACACCAATCTGGTTGCCGAAGCCAAGGCCACCGGCTTCTTCGCGCCACACGCCCTCGACACCAAGGGGCTCGAGGTTCCCGGCGATTTTTCCGACGGCGTGTTCATTCCCTATGACTACGGCCACTTCGCCGTGGTTTATGACACGGAAGTGCTGAAGGAGCCGCCGAAGAGCCTGAAGGAACTGGTCGAAGGCGATCCGTCGCAGAAGATCGTCATCGAGGATCCGCGCACCTCGACGCCCGGCCTCGGCCTGCTGCTCTGGATGAAATCGGTTTATGGCGACGAGGCGGGCGAAGCCTGGGCCAAGCTCAAGGATCGTGTTCTGACGGTGACCCCCGGCTGGTCGGAGGCCTACGGACTCTTCACCAAGGGCGAGGCGCCGATGGTGCTTTCCTACACCACCTCGCCCGCCTACCATATGGTTGCCGAAAACACCGACCGCTACCAGGCGGCGCCATTCGCCGAGGGCCATTACATCCAGATCGAAGTGGCCGGCATGACGAAGAACGCGGACGATCCGGAACTTGCCCGGCAATTTCTCGCCTTCATGATCGGACCCGAATTCCAGTCGATCATTCCGACGACCAACTGGATGCTGCCGGTCGGCGAAACCAGGGAGCCCCTGCCGGAGGCGTTCGGCAAGCTCGTCCAGCCTGAAAAGACGTTCCTGATGTCGCCCCAAGACGTCGCCGATAACCGCAAGGCCTGGATCGACGAGTGGCTGGCGGCGATGAGCCGAAACTGA
- the thiP gene encoding thiamine/thiamine pyrophosphate ABC transporter permease ThiP, with protein sequence MTIAAGGLVLGGILLFVGLAAAALLAHGGADGRQDLFDAYVWRVTRFTLLQASLSTGLSILFAIPVARALARQAAFPGRIWLLRLMALPLGLPALVAALGLIEVWGRQGFLNRALTAIGIVAPISIYGLFGILLAHVFFNMPLAVRLMLAGLERIPAEYWRTSANLGMGSFAIFRFIEWPAIRGLLPGIAGLVFMLCATSFTLVLTLGGGPAASTIEVAIYQALRFDFDPPRAIALAGLQVALTGLLLFLLKFVAPPPEEGETSGRAIRRFDGSKGVARLADRIWLTLALIFVGTPFAAIAASGLRADLARLLSEHAFHQALLTSAAVALPSAAIAVAIAALMIRTQRLVLSRRRRGMPARFFAGTIGASMSFILLAPPIVLGAGWFLLLRPFGDVARFAPLVVIAINALMALPFVHRVLAPAMATHAVRTERLAASLGIGGFHRLRWIDWPPLRKAFFTAFSFALALSLGDLGAIALFGSQDLATLPWLLYSRMGSYRTADAAGLALLLGILCLIFTMLGTAGDDRTRGLRT encoded by the coding sequence ATGACGATTGCCGCCGGGGGCTTGGTCCTCGGCGGCATCCTGCTTTTCGTCGGCCTCGCCGCTGCGGCTCTGCTCGCACACGGCGGCGCCGATGGCCGCCAGGATCTTTTCGACGCCTATGTCTGGCGCGTCACCCGGTTCACGCTTCTGCAGGCAAGCCTCTCGACCGGACTGTCGATCCTCTTCGCGATCCCCGTCGCCCGCGCGCTTGCCCGCCAGGCCGCCTTTCCGGGCCGCATCTGGCTGTTGCGGCTGATGGCGCTGCCGCTGGGGCTGCCTGCGCTGGTCGCCGCGCTCGGCCTGATCGAGGTCTGGGGTCGGCAAGGCTTTCTCAACCGGGCCCTGACGGCCATCGGCATCGTCGCACCAATCAGCATCTACGGGCTTTTCGGCATCCTTTTGGCCCATGTCTTTTTCAACATGCCGCTGGCCGTGAGGCTTATGCTCGCCGGACTTGAGCGTATCCCGGCCGAATACTGGCGCACCTCCGCCAATCTTGGCATGGGCTCGTTCGCGATCTTCCGCTTCATCGAATGGCCGGCGATCCGCGGCCTGCTGCCGGGCATTGCCGGCCTCGTCTTCATGCTCTGCGCCACCAGCTTCACGCTGGTGCTGACGCTTGGCGGCGGCCCCGCCGCAAGCACCATCGAGGTGGCGATCTACCAGGCGCTGCGTTTCGATTTCGATCCGCCGCGGGCGATCGCGCTGGCCGGCCTCCAGGTGGCGCTGACCGGTCTTCTGCTTTTCCTCCTCAAATTCGTGGCGCCCCCGCCGGAGGAGGGCGAGACCAGCGGCAGGGCGATCCGCCGCTTCGACGGTTCTAAAGGCGTTGCGCGCCTTGCCGATCGGATCTGGCTGACCCTTGCGCTGATTTTCGTCGGCACACCCTTCGCCGCCATCGCGGCGTCCGGCTTGCGGGCGGATCTGGCCCGGCTGCTTTCCGAACATGCCTTCCACCAGGCACTGCTGACGAGCGCCGCAGTCGCACTGCCTTCGGCGGCGATCGCCGTCGCAATCGCCGCCCTGATGATCCGCACCCAGCGGCTGGTGCTTTCTCGGCGGCGCCGCGGCATGCCGGCCCGGTTCTTTGCCGGTACGATCGGCGCCAGCATGTCCTTTATCCTGCTCGCCCCGCCGATCGTGCTCGGCGCCGGGTGGTTCCTGCTGTTGCGCCCCTTCGGCGACGTCGCCCGCTTCGCCCCCTTGGTCGTTATCGCCATCAATGCGCTGATGGCGCTGCCGTTCGTGCATCGGGTGCTCGCCCCCGCCATGGCCACCCATGCGGTGCGAACCGAGCGTCTCGCCGCAAGCCTGGGCATAGGCGGCTTCCATCGCCTGCGATGGATCGATTGGCCGCCGCTGCGCAAGGCCTTCTTCACGGCCTTTTCCTTTGCCCTCGCCCTGTCGCTCGGAGATCTTGGCGCGATCGCGCTTTTCGGTTCGCAGGACCTCGCCACCCTGCCCTGGCTGCTCTATAGCCGCATGGGCAGCTACCGCACCGCCGACGCGGCGGGGCTCGCCCTTCTACTCGGCATCCTATGCCTGATCTTCACCATGCTCGGCACGGCGGGGGATGACAGAACGCGAGGCCTGCGGACATGA
- a CDS encoding multidrug effflux MFS transporter — MTLRMSERRTSIIGAFLVALGPVSMALYTPAMPDLVRAFSSSEAAIKMTLSLYFGGFAFAQLVSGTLSDVIGRRRATLIFMAIYLAGSLMAAFAPSVAMLLAGRLVQGIGASVGMTVARAIVRDQFTGTTAARLMNMIGMMLALGPAVSPTLGGIALGLFGWRSIFLLMVGFALMACITVQFFMAETATPDRSKGHLLPILRAYGELSRDSRFVSSTLVIGGAVGALYAWATMLPFVLIGEVGLTPTEFGVGMLMQSGLFFSGTVTVRLLMRRFTPQALVPAGLFFIGAASLGLAFSMHALDPSFFSVMVPIGLYAFGIAYVMPYMMTAAMAPFPHIAGTASAMMGFIQMGAGLVGGALAALVGAPVLALGTIIPGFGLISIASYLWYRRTVRIRPLTAPELAEEPLQGAAE; from the coding sequence ATGACGCTGCGGATGAGCGAGCGGCGCACGAGCATCATCGGTGCCTTCCTCGTGGCGCTCGGCCCCGTTTCCATGGCGCTCTACACGCCGGCCATGCCGGACCTCGTACGCGCCTTTTCTTCGAGCGAAGCGGCGATCAAGATGACGCTGTCGCTCTATTTCGGCGGCTTCGCCTTCGCTCAGCTCGTTTCCGGCACGCTGTCCGACGTCATCGGCCGGCGCCGGGCGACCTTGATCTTCATGGCGATCTATCTCGCCGGCAGCCTGATGGCGGCCTTTGCTCCGTCCGTCGCGATGCTGCTGGCCGGAAGGCTCGTGCAGGGAATCGGCGCATCGGTCGGCATGACGGTGGCGCGCGCCATCGTTCGCGACCAGTTCACCGGCACGACGGCCGCGCGCCTCATGAACATGATCGGCATGATGCTCGCGCTCGGGCCCGCCGTCTCGCCGACGCTCGGCGGCATCGCGCTCGGCCTCTTCGGCTGGCGGTCGATCTTTTTGCTGATGGTCGGTTTCGCGCTGATGGCCTGTATTACCGTGCAGTTCTTCATGGCCGAAACGGCGACGCCGGATCGCAGCAAGGGGCATCTCCTGCCGATTCTCCGGGCCTATGGCGAACTGTCGAGGGACAGCCGCTTCGTCTCCTCGACGCTGGTGATCGGCGGCGCGGTCGGCGCCCTCTATGCCTGGGCGACGATGCTGCCCTTCGTGCTGATCGGCGAAGTGGGCCTGACGCCGACCGAATTTGGCGTCGGCATGCTGATGCAATCGGGGCTCTTCTTTTCGGGCACCGTCACCGTGCGGCTCCTGATGCGGCGCTTCACGCCGCAGGCGCTGGTGCCGGCGGGACTTTTCTTCATCGGTGCGGCGAGCCTCGGCCTGGCCTTCAGCATGCACGCGCTCGATCCGAGCTTTTTCTCGGTGATGGTGCCGATCGGTCTCTATGCCTTCGGCATCGCCTATGTCATGCCCTATATGATGACGGCGGCGATGGCGCCGTTCCCGCATATAGCCGGCACTGCATCGGCGATGATGGGCTTCATCCAGATGGGGGCGGGGCTCGTCGGCGGCGCGCTCGCCGCTCTCGTCGGCGCGCCGGTGCTGGCGCTCGGAACGATCATCCCGGGCTTCGGGCTGATCTCGATAGCCAGCTATCTCTGGTATCGCAGAACCGTTCGAATTAGACCTCTGACGGCGCCGGAGCTTGCCGAAGAACCTCTGCAGGGCGCGGCGGAATAG
- a CDS encoding GNAT family N-acetyltransferase, whose protein sequence is MPDMLVRLYALPESRAGRLGPDISIRRAMAPERRTVVCWVGEHFGAGWAGEAEAAFSSTPTRIHIALHQGALVGFACHDVTALGFFGPTGVDGTMRGRGIGEALLIESLIAMRAAGYAYAIIGGAGPTEFYTRTVGAVEIPDSTPGIYADLLRPDNGAEPEPRE, encoded by the coding sequence ATGCCAGACATGCTCGTTCGGCTCTACGCCCTGCCGGAGAGTCGCGCCGGCCGGCTCGGCCCCGACATCTCGATCCGGCGCGCCATGGCGCCCGAGCGCCGGACCGTCGTCTGCTGGGTGGGTGAGCATTTCGGCGCCGGCTGGGCGGGAGAGGCGGAAGCCGCCTTCTCCTCGACGCCGACACGCATCCATATCGCGCTCCATCAGGGCGCGCTCGTCGGATTCGCCTGCCATGACGTGACCGCGCTCGGCTTCTTCGGCCCTACCGGAGTGGATGGGACGATGCGCGGCCGCGGCATCGGCGAGGCGCTGCTCATTGAAAGCCTGATCGCGATGCGCGCGGCCGGCTACGCCTATGCGATCATCGGCGGCGCCGGTCCGACCGAATTCTACACGCGCACCGTCGGTGCGGTGGAAATACCGGATTCGACGCCCGGCATCTATGCGGATCTGCTCCGGCCCGACAATGGCGCGGAACCCGAGCCGCGCGAGTGA
- a CDS encoding invasion associated locus B family protein: protein MFVRKIATAIALVMAAAGVASAQSPTRIQQFNAWGAYSYQSGNGKVCYVLSVPKEKSPAGVDHGDIFFLVSQRPGQNISYEPQAMMGYPLQDNSKVNVVIDGRTFVLFTKGNSAWVENAAEEPAMVAAMKSGKAMSVSAKSRRGTETSYSYSLSGISAALKQIEACK from the coding sequence ATGTTTGTAAGAAAGATCGCAACTGCAATCGCACTCGTCATGGCTGCAGCCGGCGTCGCTTCTGCGCAATCGCCGACGCGAATTCAGCAATTCAATGCCTGGGGCGCCTATTCCTACCAGTCGGGCAACGGCAAGGTTTGCTATGTTCTCTCCGTGCCGAAGGAAAAGAGCCCGGCCGGCGTCGATCATGGCGACATCTTCTTTCTCGTCTCGCAGCGCCCGGGCCAGAACATCAGCTACGAGCCGCAGGCCATGATGGGCTACCCGTTGCAGGATAATTCGAAGGTGAACGTCGTCATCGACGGGCGGACTTTCGTCCTGTTCACCAAGGGCAACTCCGCCTGGGTGGAAAACGCCGCCGAGGAGCCGGCAATGGTCGCCGCTATGAAGTCCGGCAAAGCCATGTCCGTCAGCGCCAAATCACGCCGTGGCACCGAGACCTCCTACTCCTATTCGCTGTCCGGCATCTCTGCCGCCTTGAAGCAGATCGAGGCCTGCAAGTAA